GCTGCTTGCTGGGCAGCTCACTTGTGACACTGACCATCAGATTCTCTCCATCTGGCTCAGCAGGTCATAAGATGACCACCAAGGTCCACTCCCACTCTGCTGTAGTCACATCTCATAGGCAGAGGAAGGGCTGGCTGTCGTAATCAGCAAGGAAACTTCTTCCGAGAAGCCTCCCACCCCAAGCCAGTCCCTGGCAAAGGGGGTTGGATTACTGGGATGATTTAGACTAACTGGATCTATCGCTGAATCAGATGAGGGAGCAGCGGCATTCCAGGGAAAGAGGGGGGAATGGCTGCTGGATGGACAGGCAGTGTCTACTGTGAGGAGCGCATACAAATGGGCACGTGCTTGTGTCGAAGGGCGTCCCCGTGTGGCTTCTTTCAGAACAGCTCTCATTCACCTGAATGCTGATACAGGCAGGGACAGGTAAGGGGCAGAAAGTGGGatagttgttgtttatttgctaaaggAGTAACAGCAACTTAATAGCTGTGCTACTGAGCACGTACCAGCGTCAGGCATGGTGTCAGCATGTTTCATATGCAcgattttatttaattctcacagcagctCTACAAGGTAGGCGCTGTGACTGTCCCTTTTGGGAGTGACCTTGGACTTTGGCATGGCCGATGTCTTAGACTAAAGGATTCTTTACAGTGGGGGCTGTTCTGTACACTCATCGTGGGATGTTTATAAGTATCCCTGGCTTCTCCCCATTATGGAAACCCAACTTTTTCCCTGCTGTCTCCACCAGTTGTGAAAGCCcagaatgtctccagacattgccagataTCCCTTAGGGAGCAAAGCTGCCccctgttgagaaccactgatgtgATGTAATGGTTGTCAGATCGTGGTCCCTGGGCCAGTGGCATGACTATCACCAGAGAAcctgttagaaatacaaattaattatCAGGCCCCATCCgagacctactgagtcagaagcTATGGATGCGGGGCCAGTGAACTGTGTAGTAGCCAGCTCTACATGTGATTTTGATGCACAAGACATTTGAGAAACACTCTCCTGGGACAAGTGTTCTCAGGCCAGGCTGCACATCAGAATCACTGGGTTATCATTTACAGGTGCTCCCTCCCCCCGCCGCCATGCCTGGACCCCACACCAATCAAGTCAGGCTTACTCGGGACAGGCCCAGACATCAGTGTTTTTcagagccctccaggtgattctaatggtAGTCCAGGCCATGAAGCACTGATCTAATGGAAATGCATTAGCTTGGTTTATATCCCAAGAAAACGATGCTCCCACTCATGTCCAAGTCCATTAGGACATCAGGCCATCCAGTAATTACTACTGGAAGGGGATGTTGGGGCCGTTTCTGCACTGCCCACAATCAATAATGGCCCTGCTGGTAATGCTGCTTGCTGCCCCACATCTCTGGGTCACCTGAAATGCACCTGACCTTGATGATGAGGAAGGGACCCTGGGCAGGTATGAGGGTGATCAATCCCCAGTCATTTCCAAATGGATCAGCCCCCTGGGATTTGAGAGTGCATGGGCTGTTAAATCCTCAGAGACTAAGTGAGGTGAACTGATGGCATTAGAATTTACGCCTGCATTATAAGAAATGATATGATTTTTCCATTCTGTGTTCTAGCATTCAGTAATTGGGGAGGCAATCCATTTCCTTCACAGGGGCCTGTGCTCTGAGACTTGCCTTTCTGCCGTATGGCCCGTCCTCTGGATTGTAATCGTATTCCACTCGGAGGCAGCCACAATGACTGTTTATGATCCACTGAACCCACCTTTGCCAAGGACAGCATGTGGgtggcggggcggaggtctttgGGCGAGGGGTGCATACGCTTGTTGGCTGTGGGCTGGGGGCCTCAGACGAGTCACCTGACTTTCCTCTTCCTTGCCCATTGACATGCAGTAATAGGGGTGGTTGCCAGCATTAGGGGTTCTGGTATGCATGGAATTCTGACTCTAAAAGGCACTTTACTCCATAAATCCGGTAAGAAATGTGATATTCTTCTCTTTACATAGATCTCACCTTAAGACCccatcctggaggctggggggcTTCCACTGGGAGCTTTTCCTGATTTTCCTATGGGTGCACGAAAGCTGGGGACTTACGCAACATCTGGAAAACGGGATAACTCCCTGCTTACGGGTCCCTCTGCTGACATCTTTTAAGGACTGCCGGCCCTGCAGGGCCTGTGACAAGCTCGGGCATGGAAATCTTTGCTGACACCCAGGCCCGGACCCCTCCAAGACTCCATGGCCTCTCTGAACTCCTGTCCCCATGAGGGGCTCCGGGtgccctcctttcttcttttccctgcCCTGGAGAATCTCTCTACCCCCTCCACACTCACCCTGGCTCCAGAGAGCAGCTGCCCTGGCTTTAGCACTTAAGGGTTTTACCAGAACAGGAGACCCTGAGTCCTGGGCACATGGGGTAGTTGGTCCTCCTATCCAGGGCCTCCTCTATTCCCCACCTCCGCCCTCTCCCTGAGATGCCACTGCACCCCCACCTCCTCGGTGGTCATTGTCACTGAAGTATGGACGAGACGCTGTCCTGAGGTCCCTTCTGCCACCTCCTCTCCCCGAGGGGAGGGCTGAGCTGCTGGAGCCCTGCAGGGAGCAGAGACCAGAAACCCTGGGCTCCCTCAGCATGGCCGGCCCCACTGAGCAACCCTGGTGTCTGATGGGCGGTTTAGCCAGGGAGAGCTCACTCCCGACCCTGGTGCTGTCAGTCCTGCTGGGAACTGAGGGAGCTGAAGTAATGGCTTTGCTTCCCTCTTGAATAGGAGCTCCTGGAGGGCATGACCTCTGCCCGTTCCTCACTGCATCCTCAATACTGCCCACAaaagcctggcacagagtaggtccTCAATAAATATGAATACAGCTTGGATGCCTTTGTTCCAatctaatttgttgttgttcactcgcttgggcttccctgatagcccagttggtaaagaatccacatgcagtgcaggagagcccagttcgatttctgggttgggaagatctgctagagaaggaataggctacccactccagtattcttggggttccctggtggctcagctggtaaagaatccacctgcaatgcaggagagcccagttcaattcctgggttgggaagatccactggagaagagataggctacccactccagtattcttggggttccctggtggctcagctggtaaagaatccacctgcaatgcaggagacatgggttcgatccctcgcttgggaagatcccctagagaaaggaaaggctacccacttcagtattctggcctagagaattccatggactgtagagttcatagggtcgcaaagagtcggacacgactgagcgactttcactttcactcactaggttgtgtctgactctgtgatcccatggactgcagcatgccaggcctccctgtccttcactttctcttggagttggctcaaattcatatccactgagttgatgatgctctctaaccatctcatcctctgcacccccttctccttttgctctcagtctttccgctgtcagggtcttttccaatgactcagctcttggAATCAGGTGGCCATGTTTTCCTCTTTGATGACCTGTTACTGATCTCCACGTGCAATTGCGTacttgctgtgcttagttgctcagtcgcgtccgactctttgcaaccccacggactgtagcccacagagctcttttatccatgggattctccaggcaagaatactggagtggattatcatgccctcctccaggggatcttcctaacccagggattgaacccaggtctcctgcactgcaggcagattctttaccttctgagcccccagggaagcataCTCACTGGGTGGTTATTTGATTCATATTTGCCTCCTTCACTAGACCAGAAGCTCACCGAGGTTGGATCCCGTATCTGTTTGGCTCACCGCTATGCCCCAGTGCATGTAGCGAGTGCTTATGTGCCTAGACCATATGAATGTAGAGCTCGCTGCGCCTGCCATCAGTGGTACCTTGCGGAAGCAGCAGGGTGGTGTGGAGAGCCCTGGGAGGGATGCACACGGAGGAAACCCTCCGAGGGCCTCCCCCGGGACCCCAATGAAGATGGGCAGCCTGACCACCTGCGTGTGCCTGGAGGGCAGACGCTGAGGCCAGAGTTTGCACAGGAAATGGTGGCCCTGGAGGAGGTTGCGGTTTAGCGAGCTTGTCAATTGCCTTCCAATTAATTTACATAATTGGGCTGGGGCTTTCTGCACGAATCATCCTTTAGGAcatcaaaaattaaacacaggcATTAAATACAGAAGCTTCTCCCTCTTTGTGGGAGGCACTGAGCTTACCCACTCCAGAAGATCCGGCGACTTGTACTGTGGGATTTGACAGTCCTCTGCTCCTGGGCCTCTGTCGACAAGAGAGGAGGCTGGGGTGATGGGAGGAAGCCGCTCGTGAAGAGAAGGAAGACTTCAACCTAGCCCTCTCTTTGCTTCGCTCACCTGTCCTCAATGGTTAGCATATCCAGCCCCCTTGTTGCTCCTGACCCAGCGGAGGGAGCTGGCTTGGGAGCCAGATGGGATTTCCAGGCATCCATCCTAGAGtggcatttattgagtacctactgtagGCCAGGTTTCAATGCTTTGACCTCCAGCTTCACAGTTTATCACACGTATGCTCCTGGCTAAGTCagttcacttctctgagcctcagtttccccgtctgTGATGGTGATCACCATAGCTACCAATGAAGGCTTGTTAATACCTGGCCACCAGTAAGTGCTCAAAAAGCCAGCTCTTATTATTAGATCGAGGACATTGACTGCCTGGGAATGACACGCCCACCGCGTGTGAGGCACTGGTCTCTTGTAATCCCTCCAGCTGGTCAGTATGCAAAGCAGGGGTGGTCCACCCCACTTTAGAGATAAGAAACCTGAAATGTGAGCAGTCACATCACTTTCTAGTAAATGGTAGAGCTGGAACTGGAAATGAGGCTGGCAGGATGCTGGATGCTGGGGTCCTCAACTCTCCACTGTTGTTCACGAACAGTCGTCTGACCCACTCAACCGCAGCTGGCTCTGAGGGCAGCAGTGGTCTGTCATTCACTGCTCCTCTTCCTGCCATCCCAGGAGCTGTGTGCACTGCTTACCCACCACTGGCACGTAATTGCTCTTATATAGAAACAAACCTCATACAGAGACCCAGACCCAGACATCCCAGAAAGGATGGGCGTGGCTTCTTAGGAACCCATGCTTTCATGGAGGATGACAGAGGCGATGGGTTTGCTTGCAAAGCCACCACACCTGTCACCTGAGCTCATCGCGTTTCTCCAGGTGTGCTGGCTCTGTCCTCTTTCAGACGCTCAGAGATGGCAAAAGGCAAGGCAGTCAGCTCACTCCCACATGCGGGCTCGTCTCCTGCCAAGGACATGAGTCTCCCTTACCCTAAAGATAAGCTGGGTTTCACCTCCCACTGCCCCAACCGAAGCAGACCTAACATCAGACAAGCTGATGAATGTtttaagatgaatatttttaaaatatgtggtgCAAAATGTCATGccaaggaaaggaaatggcagaagGTCTCTttaaaggtgttttgttttttgttttttttttttgcggcgGAGTGGGAGGAGCCGCCGACCACCTGCGCACGGTCTTCTTTTTCAGGTTACAGCCACATCTACCCCGTCACCAGGCTCGGCAAGTACCTGTGCATGCTGTACGCTCTCTTTGGCATCCCGCTGATGTTCCTGGTCCTCTCGGACACGGGCGACATCCTGGCCACCATCTTATCCACGTCCTACAATCAATTCCGAAGatttcccttcctccccactccccttcccAATTGGTGCTCCGGACGCCCCAGCAAAAGACGACCCGACTCCTGTCCCGCAGATGAAGACGTCCCGCACGTGGTCATCCACGACCCGGAGGTCCCGGCCCCCAAACCTGCCCCCGTGGCCCCAAGCAGCAACATGGAACTGTTCGAGAGACTTCTGGCACGGGAGAAAGACAATACCCTCCAGGTACCTCCTCAGGCCATGGAAAGGAGCACATCGTGTCCCGAGCTGGGGTCCAGGCGGCTCTCGAGCTCCATCATCAGCAACCTGGATGAGGTGGGGCAGCAGGTGGAGAGGCTGGACGTCCCCCTCCCCGTCATAGCCCTCGTGGTCTTCGCCTACATTTCCTGCGCGGCCGCCGTCCTTCCCATCTGGGAGAAGCAGCTGAACTTCGAAAACGcgttctacttctgcttcatcactCTGACCACCATTGGGTTCGGGGACATTGGGCTGGAACACCCTCACTTCTTCTTGTTCTTCTCCATTTACATCATCATTGGGATGGAGATTGTGTGCATTGCTTTCAAGCTGGTGCAGAACAGGCTGATTCACCTCTATAAAACTCTCATACTCTTCTTTGCAAACGGGAGGTTTTCCAGTCCTGTCAAAAAGTGAAACTGCTCCATTGACTCCGGTTTTCCCATCTTGTTGAAGAGGGAAGGCTGCGTTGACTCTCAGGTGACGCCGCCGGCCAAGCTGATTGTCTCGTCCTGTGTTTGGGGGCGCTCTAGTTAGAACTGGTGTCGCCTGAGACCTTGGAGTCACATTCCGACATGACATCTAATTACTGTCTTGAGGCCCTGCAGAAAAGTGGCCAATGTCTTGATAGGAAATCAAGACATTAGAAAGAACTGTCACCATCCTCTGAAGTCCAATTAATTGCCATCTCCATTTTTCAAAAGCTTCCCCTGATGTGAATCAAACCACCTCACAGATGTCACTGGGTTTCTTACAGCAGGAGGGAAAAAATTACCTTTGATTTTGCCATTTGTACTTTCAGCTAAATTAAAACCTTCCTGAGCCGCTCCCCTTCTATCCTTGGTGAAGCAGAGCGAGTCTGAGCCACTTCTTTTCTTGAATGACTGCATGAGTCGGATCAGCCCAATCCCCGCCCTTGTAACATACACCGATGGCACTAAGAGAAATTGTCACCTGTGTTCACAGGGGCCTGGCAGATTTCCTGATTGCCAGATTCAGTGTAGACTAGGGCTCTCACCAAGTGGCACAGGATCGCATCTCCTGAGTGAGCTGGCATGTGAACATGTTGATGTTTATGGATGGGTATGTAAAAGGGCTGGTGCTTATCTGGTGGATGTGAGCAGTTCATGAATGAATGGGGGGTCTGTGTCTCATGTGGCCTGGTACTCCAGCTCCCTTTGCCGGAGGACTTTCTCTGGCCACTAAAGCACAGGCATGTGCAGGGCAGGCTAGAAGTGCCAAGGGGTTAACACTCCCGGGTACGTCCCTGAGCCGATGACCCGCGGGAGTGGGTGGACATATGGCCCCAGCTTCTTGCCCCTCTCATGGGATAACTTTGAACCACATTCAACACTGTCTCCCCGAGCTCCCCAGGGCAGTCGAGCCTCACTTGCTCATGAGTGTGCCCATGTATTGGTGCGCCCTCCTTCATTTCTCTGTCTCACATCCACTCCTCTTGAGATCACCCCGAGATAACCCACTTGCACATAAAGCCCTGTCTCAGAGTCACTCCTGGGGGCCCCAGCCTGGGAGAGGAAGTACCAAATCCGTATAGAAAACCGGTTGGATTGTGCATGGAATAACATAAGCCACTCTGTTTCCCTATTCACTTATTGGAAGTGTATTATTGGAGAGAAGCAAAGTTTCCTGAATGCTTCTTTGAAAGAATCTTGAAAAAATCAACTCATGCCCTGTGATTGGCCAAATTGCATAACCAGTGAATTTTCCTCCAAGGTATAGAACAAAATCCcgaagtcaggaagatcccctggaagaggaaatggctacccactccagtattctagcttgggaaatcccgtggatggaggagcctggtggggtacagttcctggggtcgcaaagagttggacaggattgagcgcCTGAGTGCACAGGTAGAGCAAAAGTCACAAGAACCAGTGAAAACTGCCAGTGGGCTCCAGTTTGAAGTAAAAGGAAGCCAGCTCCCAGTGGGGGGTGCAGGCCTTCCTTTctggatctttccttttctaccctACTACTGTTGCTTATGCAAGTTAACAGCTTGCAAGTTTCTGTGCCAGACACAGCGTGACAAggtttgtgttagttgcttagtcacatcctcgattctttgtgatcccatggactgtagcccatcatggtcctccatccatgggattctccaggcaagaatactggagtaggttgccattcccttctccaggggatctttcctgactcggggatcgaacctgggtctcctgcattgcaggtggattcgttaccatctgagccaccagggaagcccagaggaagGTTTACCGCAAGGCCATGCAAGTAGACGGGTGCTAATGCCCTAAAAAGCCCTGAGCTCCCCAAAGGATTTCAGCAAAAAACTTTTAGAAACCAGATGAGAGAGGGGGGTTGCAGGGTctgtgatcagttcgtgagcaatACTCTGGGTGATGGTGTCATATGGTGGCATGGTGACGGTGATGGTGgcagggtggtgtcacaggggttaacattatcaGTGCCCAGGattcaggaggcctggggctaggTGCTCagggtcatcaagtagttaacaccTTCCATTTGTTGGAGAggtggagggttttttttttttttttacattcgccaaacaactcaggaaatgtgcatcaaatactATTATCTGGGTACTtcagaggagctaaagcagaggatatgggggtcTGTCCCCCGTAGGTCCCATAGGGTCCTCGGTTACACTGTTCAGCTTTTTGCCCCTTTAACTCTTTAAGACCTACCTCAGGAAAGGGAATTGATACGGTGTGAACAGGAACCACTGAAAGACATGGAATTTCAGGCAGCAGCCACTGGGACTAGGGTTTTTGTGAAGTCTCCCCACATCCCTGAAGTCAGTCACCCAGTTTCTGTGCAGCAAAGCTGCTCAGACCCAAAGGTGATCAAGACTAGCCACTCATGTGAGACAACATGATTGGATTTAAAGTCCAGTTCAGCAAACATTCATTGAGTGCTTGCTGTTTTCCAGGATCATAGAGGATTCCAAAGATAATCAGGCATATTCTCAGAAACGTGGAGGTAATTACTGGTGATATTCAatctctccatggacagaggatcctagagggctatagtccatggagttgcaaagagtcagacatgactgagtggctaacactttcacactttcacttgcatTGAATCGCTCAGTCCCTTCCTTCTTAAGGAGAGTCCTGTTCAAATGCAAACAGAGTTTGTTAGGGGTAAGTTTTATACAAATTAAAGGTTTGCTTATTACATTTGCTAATGGATGTTCTTCTGTGGTTCtgagaaaatacaaattcttccctccaagactggagggaagttgactgaaaaaaaaatagtcacaacctgaaattAGAGGGCTAGAATGACAGAtagctgtgacatccttgtttattgatatggcaggagacaTTCCATTTCATGATattccagtcatgtatggatgtgagagttggattataaagaaagctgagtgccaaagcattgatgcttttgaactgcggtgttagagaagactcttgagagtccctttgacagcaaggagatcccaccagcccatcctaaaggaaatcagtcctgaatattcattggaaggactgatgctgaagctgaaactccaatactttggccacctgatgcaagaactgactgattgaaaaagaccctgatattctgggaaagattgatggcaggggaaggggatgacagaggctgagatggttagatggcatcactgactcgatggacatgagtttgagcaagctctgggagatagtgatggatagggaagcctggtgtgctgcagtccttggggtcgcaaagagtcagacacgactgagccactgaactgaactgattccatttTGCAACACTGACACCTGGGGGCTCAGAGAATTCACATgtctccccatctccctccccttgAGATTCAGAAGTCATTGGTCGAGTTGCCACTTGGGCTTTTTAAAAGTTCCCCCAGTTGATCCCAGCGTGTGGTCAAGAGTTGAGAACCATGCACTAGCTGCTCTCTCACCTGAATGCCCTTTTCCCTTCTAGGACTGATGAAG
The window above is part of the Bos javanicus breed banteng chromosome 26, ARS-OSU_banteng_1.0, whole genome shotgun sequence genome. Proteins encoded here:
- the KCNK18 gene encoding potassium channel subfamily K member 18 translates to MLCLPAASRVLWVGEAGNPGTNHLTLEPSHSQSAFLHLPPPPAPPPILWTPASPAFPVLPTAGRMEAAGLPQAKSCFWEALEKLFPRLCFLCSLVTYALVGAAVFSAIEGSQDLRAEDPEFEEFLEKLCGILKCNSTVEEGRKRDLEKLLQKVKPQWFSRSADWSFLSSLFFCCTVISTVGYSHIYPVTRLGKYLCMLYALFGIPLMFLVLSDTGDILATILSTSYNQFRRFPFLPTPLPNWCSGRPSKRRPDSCPADEDVPHVVIHDPEVPAPKPAPVAPSSNMELFERLLAREKDNTLQVPPQAMERSTSCPELGSRRLSSSIISNLDEVGQQVERLDVPLPVIALVVFAYISCAAAVLPIWEKQLNFENAFYFCFITLTTIGFGDIGLEHPHFFLFFSIYIIIGMEIVCIAFKLVQNRLIHLYKTLILFFANGRFSSPVKK